In Lysinibacillus sp. FSL M8-0337, the following proteins share a genomic window:
- a CDS encoding TIGR03943 family protein — MKFHLQQAVKAVILCAFSVMIFNLHATGEITKLINPKYEMLSKTVAIIFLVLFVAQLKRIFSFSNHRNHNDLCGCCAHSLVNPPFNWKRILSYLILVVPLLTGFTLPTKFLDASIAQKKGATIMMTNQSQATKKDEVASRNEVNNDGLVEDHPIDPKLLEEQQEMSKKEYDLLKQQLAQNSIVEMTNYIFSVYYEDINNNLSQYQGKKIRLSGFVLKETDLLENQFVISRFLITHCVADASIIGFLTEMPEAASLQEDSWIEAEGTIDIGYYNGVELPIIKIEQWKNIQEPAEPYIYPIDILISM; from the coding sequence ATGAAATTTCACTTGCAACAAGCTGTAAAGGCCGTTATTTTATGTGCTTTCTCTGTTATGATTTTCAATTTACATGCAACTGGTGAAATAACAAAATTAATTAACCCAAAATATGAGATGTTAAGTAAAACCGTAGCAATTATTTTTTTGGTGTTGTTTGTAGCCCAATTAAAAAGGATTTTCTCTTTTTCTAATCATCGCAATCATAACGATTTATGCGGGTGTTGCGCTCATAGCTTAGTTAACCCACCGTTTAATTGGAAAAGAATATTATCTTATCTCATTCTAGTTGTTCCATTGTTAACTGGATTTACATTGCCTACAAAATTTTTAGATGCATCCATCGCGCAAAAAAAAGGCGCGACGATAATGATGACCAATCAATCCCAAGCCACAAAAAAGGATGAAGTGGCAAGTCGTAACGAAGTCAATAACGATGGTTTGGTGGAAGATCATCCTATTGATCCAAAACTATTAGAAGAACAACAGGAAATGTCAAAAAAAGAATACGACCTTTTAAAGCAACAACTGGCACAAAATTCAATTGTTGAGATGACAAATTATATATTCTCTGTATATTACGAGGATATTAATAATAATTTATCACAATATCAAGGTAAAAAAATACGACTAAGTGGTTTTGTGTTAAAAGAAACTGATTTACTAGAAAATCAATTCGTCATTTCCCGATTTTTAATTACGCATTGTGTTGCTGATGCAAGCATTATTGGGTTTCTAACGGAAATGCCCGAAGCTGCGAGCTTACAAGAAGATAGCTGGATTGAGGCTGAAGGGACAATTGATATTGGTTACTATAATGGCGTTGAACTACCTATCATTAAAATTGAACAATGGAAAAACATACAGGAGCCAGCTGAACCGTATATCTATCCAATTGACATTTTAATTAGTATGTAA
- a CDS encoding permease: MNRPLPKQLLNARFFLLLMIILFLTPTFFPSSAWLFSFGTPLLNLNTIFLSILIEALPFVLIGVLIAGFIQIFITEQHIQKCIPKNKFLAIIMSCVIGALFPACECGIVPIVRRLVSKGVPIHAAMGFMLTGPLINPIVIISTYMAFGNDLKIAGLRMILGFIIAIIVALLISMLFTGTQFKKGIRTNHAQHVTAKLSFFKKCSNMVNHSIDEFFDMGKYLIIGAFLAAFVQTFVSTKTLVDIGDHFTSSMSVMMLLAYILSLCSEADAFIGASFSSIFPTPSILAFLIFGPMIDFKNTIMMLGVFRLKFVLSVLTIVFLVIFFIIWLIAPFL; encoded by the coding sequence GTGAATCGTCCACTTCCCAAACAATTATTAAATGCTCGATTTTTTCTGCTGCTCATGATTATTTTGTTTCTAACCCCAACTTTCTTTCCTAGTAGTGCATGGCTCTTTTCTTTCGGAACGCCACTATTAAATCTCAATACTATATTTTTGAGTATTTTAATAGAAGCTTTACCATTTGTTTTAATTGGGGTTCTAATTGCTGGGTTTATTCAAATTTTTATTACGGAGCAACATATTCAAAAGTGTATTCCAAAAAATAAATTTCTGGCAATTATCATGAGCTGTGTGATTGGTGCACTATTCCCCGCCTGTGAGTGCGGAATAGTACCCATTGTAAGAAGACTTGTATCAAAGGGGGTACCTATCCATGCCGCAATGGGTTTTATGTTAACGGGACCTCTTATAAATCCTATTGTCATTATTTCTACATATATGGCTTTCGGTAATGATCTAAAAATTGCAGGGTTGCGCATGATATTAGGCTTTATCATAGCCATTATCGTCGCACTGCTTATTAGTATGCTGTTTACTGGAACACAATTTAAAAAGGGTATTCGAACTAATCATGCCCAGCATGTTACAGCAAAACTATCATTCTTTAAAAAATGTTCAAACATGGTCAATCATTCGATTGATGAGTTTTTTGATATGGGCAAATATTTAATCATCGGGGCTTTTTTAGCAGCTTTTGTGCAAACCTTTGTATCCACTAAAACACTTGTAGATATAGGCGATCATTTTACATCTTCTATGTCAGTCATGATGCTGTTAGCCTATATCCTTTCATTATGTTCCGAAGCAGACGCCTTTATAGGTGCATCTTTTAGCTCTATTTTTCCAACGCCATCAATACTTGCGTTCTTAATTTTTGGGCCTATGATTGATTTTAAAAACACCATCATGATGTTGGGCGTATTTCGATTGAAATTTGTCCTATCAGTACTAACGATCGTGTTTCTCGTTATCTTTTTTATAATATGGCTAATCGCACCTTTTCTTTAA
- the acnA gene encoding aconitate hydratase AcnA, with amino-acid sequence MAQGNLHNSRASFEVNGKTYNYYDLAAIEKAGVAKVSNLPYSIKVLLESVLRQYDAYVIKEEHVNELAKWGNGADPEAEVPFKPSRVVLQDFTGVPVVVDLASLRSAMKEMGGDPNKINPAIPVDLVIDHSVQVDKYGNASALQANMDLEFERNAERYNFLKWAQTAYNNFRAVPPATGIVHQVNLEYLAPVVHVNENADGTFETFPDSVVGTDSHTTMINGIGVLGWGVGGIEAEAGMLGQPSYFPIPEVIGVKLVGDLPNGTTATDLALKVTQVLRQRGVVGKFVEFFGPGVSKLPLADRATISNMAPEYGATCGYFAIDEESLNYMRLTGRDEEHIAVVEAYLKANHMFFDPALEPVYTDVLEVNLAEIEPNLSGPKRPQDLIPLSQMRSRYKEAVVAPQGTQGFGLTEAEFEKTSVAKFAEGDVEIPTGAVAIAAITSCTNTSNPYVLIAAGLVAKKAVEKGLTVPKWVKTSLAPGSKVVTGYLEDSGLQTYLDQIGFNTVGYGCTTCIGNSGPLLPEIEEAIKANDLFVTSVLSGNRNFEGRVHPLVKANYLASPPLVVAYALAGTVDIDLQKDSFGKDKDGNEVFFADIWPSTEEVNAVLGTVVNRELFQKEYETVFTANEKWNAIETSTESLYTFDDKSTYIQNPPFFQGLAKEPEAIKGLDGLRIMAKFGDSITTDHISPAGAIGKDTPAGKYLIENGVAIRDFNSYGSRRGNHEVMMRGTFANIRIRNQVAPGTEGGFTTYWPTGEVEYIYDACMKYQEQGTGLVVLAGNDYGMGSSRDWAAKGTFLLGVKTVIAQSYERIHRSNLVMMGVLPLQYLNGESADSLGLTGKEEISVNITDDVKPRDILTVTAKSEDGTVKTFQALARFDSEVEVDYYRHGGILQMVLRAKAAE; translated from the coding sequence TACGTCAATATGATGCATACGTAATCAAAGAAGAGCACGTAAACGAATTAGCAAAATGGGGTAACGGTGCTGATCCAGAAGCTGAAGTACCATTCAAACCTTCTCGCGTAGTATTACAAGACTTTACTGGTGTACCAGTAGTAGTTGACCTTGCATCTCTTCGTTCAGCAATGAAAGAAATGGGCGGAGATCCAAACAAAATCAACCCTGCTATTCCAGTTGACCTTGTAATTGACCACTCAGTACAAGTTGACAAATACGGTAATGCATCTGCATTACAAGCTAACATGGACCTTGAATTCGAACGTAACGCTGAGCGTTATAACTTCTTAAAATGGGCTCAAACTGCTTACAATAACTTCCGTGCTGTACCTCCAGCAACAGGTATCGTTCACCAAGTAAACTTAGAGTATTTAGCTCCAGTTGTACACGTAAACGAAAACGCTGACGGTACATTTGAAACATTCCCAGACTCAGTAGTAGGTACTGACTCACATACAACAATGATCAACGGTATCGGCGTTCTTGGATGGGGTGTTGGTGGTATCGAAGCTGAAGCAGGTATGCTTGGTCAACCTTCATACTTCCCAATTCCAGAAGTTATCGGTGTTAAATTAGTTGGCGATCTTCCAAACGGAACGACTGCTACTGACTTAGCATTAAAAGTAACACAAGTTTTACGTCAACGTGGCGTAGTTGGTAAATTCGTTGAGTTCTTCGGACCTGGCGTATCTAAATTACCACTAGCTGACCGTGCAACAATCTCTAACATGGCTCCTGAATATGGTGCTACTTGTGGTTACTTCGCTATTGACGAAGAATCATTAAACTACATGCGTTTAACTGGTCGTGACGAAGAGCACATCGCGGTTGTAGAAGCTTACTTAAAAGCGAACCACATGTTCTTTGATCCAGCATTAGAGCCAGTTTACACTGACGTATTAGAAGTAAACTTAGCTGAAATCGAACCAAACCTTTCTGGTCCTAAACGTCCACAAGACTTAATTCCACTATCTCAAATGCGTTCTCGTTACAAAGAAGCAGTAGTGGCTCCACAAGGAACTCAAGGTTTCGGTTTAACTGAAGCTGAATTCGAAAAAACTTCTGTAGCTAAATTTGCTGAAGGTGATGTAGAAATTCCAACAGGTGCTGTAGCAATCGCTGCTATCACTTCTTGTACAAATACATCTAACCCATACGTTTTAATCGCTGCTGGTTTAGTTGCGAAAAAAGCTGTAGAAAAAGGTTTAACTGTACCGAAATGGGTAAAAACTTCTTTAGCACCAGGTTCTAAAGTTGTAACTGGTTACCTTGAAGATTCAGGTTTACAAACATACCTTGACCAAATCGGTTTCAACACTGTAGGTTACGGTTGTACAACATGTATCGGTAACTCAGGTCCATTACTTCCTGAAATCGAAGAAGCTATCAAAGCGAACGACTTATTCGTAACGTCTGTTCTTTCTGGTAACCGTAACTTCGAAGGCCGTGTACACCCACTTGTAAAAGCTAACTACTTAGCTTCACCACCACTTGTTGTAGCTTACGCACTTGCTGGTACTGTGGATATCGACCTACAAAAAGATTCATTCGGTAAAGACAAAGATGGTAACGAAGTATTCTTCGCTGATATCTGGCCTTCAACTGAAGAAGTTAACGCTGTATTAGGTACTGTAGTTAACCGTGAATTATTCCAAAAAGAATACGAAACTGTATTCACAGCGAACGAAAAATGGAATGCAATTGAAACATCAACTGAGTCTCTATACACATTTGATGACAAATCAACTTACATCCAAAACCCACCATTCTTCCAAGGTCTTGCAAAAGAGCCAGAAGCTATCAAAGGCTTAGACGGCTTACGCATTATGGCGAAGTTCGGTGACTCAATTACAACTGACCATATTTCTCCAGCTGGTGCAATCGGTAAAGATACACCTGCAGGTAAATATTTAATCGAAAACGGTGTTGCAATCCGTGACTTCAACTCATACGGTTCTCGTCGTGGTAACCACGAAGTTATGATGCGTGGTACATTTGCAAACATCCGTATCCGTAACCAAGTAGCTCCTGGTACAGAAGGTGGTTTCACTACTTACTGGCCAACAGGCGAAGTAGAGTACATCTATGACGCATGCATGAAATACCAAGAGCAAGGTACTGGCTTAGTAGTACTTGCTGGTAACGACTATGGTATGGGTTCTTCTCGTGACTGGGCTGCGAAAGGTACATTCCTACTTGGCGTGAAAACTGTTATCGCACAATCTTACGAGCGTATCCACCGTTCAAACTTAGTAATGATGGGTGTTCTTCCTTTACAATACTTAAACGGTGAATCTGCTGATTCTCTAGGTTTAACTGGTAAAGAAGAAATCTCTGTAAACATTACTGACGATGTGAAACCACGTGATATCTTAACAGTTACTGCTAAATCTGAAGACGGTACAGTTAAAACTTTCCAAGCTTTAGCTCGTTTCGACTCAGAAGTAGAAGTAGACTACTACCGTCACGGTGGTATCCTACAAATGGTTCTTCGCGCGAAAGCTGCTGAATAA